Proteins encoded in a region of the Actinomycetota bacterium genome:
- the dprA gene encoding DNA-protecting protein DprA translates to MPAQDASSGSRDAQLRARVLLGRLAEPGTASVGRLVAEIGPEAVVAALRRGQSGLRCAPDLTARLSTADPDVDLERATQAGARVVIPGDREWPTQVDDLGDRRPLLLWVRGAGDLRLLALRSVSVVGARAATAYGVAVAATLAEGLARATATVVSGGAFGIDAAAHRAALAVDGATIAMLACGVDVAYPRAHDALLARIADDGLLVSEAPPGAAAHKHRFLQRNRLIAALTRGTVVVEAALRSGSLRTAREAAALGRPVLGVPGPVTSMMSAGVHDLIRQGEATLVTAADEVLEVAGDYGTDLAAVRSGPARPTDDLTATQRRVLDALPVRTSASVSALSASAGVATPTLLASLGVLAARGLAQQDAAGWRISGAPRRA, encoded by the coding sequence ATACCGGCGCAGGATGCGTCGTCGGGCTCGCGGGACGCGCAGCTGCGCGCACGGGTCCTGCTCGGCCGGCTGGCCGAGCCCGGGACCGCGTCGGTCGGGCGCCTGGTCGCCGAGATCGGCCCGGAAGCGGTCGTCGCGGCGTTGCGTCGCGGGCAGTCGGGTCTGCGGTGCGCACCGGACCTGACGGCGCGACTGTCGACCGCTGATCCCGATGTCGACCTCGAACGCGCGACGCAGGCCGGGGCCCGGGTGGTGATCCCGGGGGATCGGGAATGGCCCACGCAGGTGGACGATCTGGGCGATCGGCGCCCGTTGCTGTTGTGGGTCCGCGGCGCCGGCGACCTGCGGCTGCTCGCGTTGCGGTCGGTCTCCGTCGTCGGAGCCCGGGCGGCGACGGCGTACGGCGTAGCGGTCGCAGCGACGCTGGCCGAAGGGCTCGCCCGGGCCACGGCAACGGTGGTGAGCGGGGGCGCCTTCGGCATCGACGCCGCCGCGCACCGCGCCGCGCTCGCCGTGGACGGGGCCACCATCGCCATGCTGGCGTGCGGGGTGGACGTCGCGTATCCACGTGCCCACGACGCCCTGCTGGCCCGGATCGCCGACGACGGCCTGCTGGTGTCCGAGGCGCCGCCGGGCGCCGCGGCCCACAAACACCGCTTCCTGCAACGGAATCGCCTGATCGCCGCGCTCACGCGCGGCACGGTCGTGGTCGAGGCCGCGCTGCGATCGGGGTCGCTGCGCACGGCCCGCGAGGCCGCGGCACTCGGCCGCCCGGTGCTCGGCGTGCCCGGCCCGGTCACCTCGATGATGTCCGCGGGGGTGCACGACCTCATCCGGCAGGGCGAGGCGACCCTGGTGACCGCCGCCGACGAGGTCCTGGAGGTGGCCGGGGACTACGGCACCGACCTGGCCGCCGTCCGGTCCGGTCCGGCGCGGCCGACCGACGACCTCACCGCGACGCAACGGCGCGTGCTCGACGCCCTCCCGGTCCGGACGTCGGCGTCGGTGAGCGCGCTGAGCGCGTCGGCGGGCGTCGCCACACCGACGCTGCTGGCGTCGCTGGGCGTCCTGGCCGCGCGCGGCCTCGCGCAGCAGGATGCCGCCGGCTGGCGGATCAGCGGCGCGCCGCGCCGGGCGTGA
- a CDS encoding elongation factor Ts → MADITAADVKKLRDLTAAGMMECKKALQEADGDFDKAIEILRISGVAKAAKRGAERTTSNGLVAASGGALVELLCETDFVAKSEDFQALAARLVEAAATGRPADTAAWGALPLDGSTVAAEVERLAAVIGEKLELGRVAVLDEPVAVYLHRRASDLPPQVGVLVSYTGSADAARGAAMQVAALKASYVTRDQVPADLVEDERRVAQARALEEGKPAAALPKIVEGRVNAFYKDSVLLEQESVHEAKKTVKAVLDEAGTTVTAFVRFEVGQP, encoded by the coding sequence ATGGCAGACATCACCGCCGCCGACGTCAAGAAGCTCCGCGACCTCACCGCCGCCGGAATGATGGAGTGCAAGAAGGCGCTGCAGGAGGCCGACGGCGACTTCGACAAGGCCATCGAGATCCTGCGGATTTCCGGCGTCGCCAAGGCAGCCAAGCGCGGTGCCGAGCGGACCACCAGCAACGGCCTGGTCGCCGCGTCCGGCGGCGCCCTCGTGGAGTTGCTCTGCGAGACCGACTTCGTGGCCAAGAGCGAGGACTTCCAGGCCCTCGCCGCCCGGCTGGTCGAGGCCGCGGCCACCGGTCGGCCCGCCGACACCGCCGCCTGGGGCGCGTTGCCGCTGGACGGCAGCACCGTCGCCGCCGAGGTCGAGCGGCTGGCCGCCGTGATCGGCGAGAAGCTCGAGCTCGGCCGGGTCGCCGTGCTCGACGAGCCGGTCGCGGTCTACCTGCACCGGCGCGCTTCCGACCTGCCACCGCAGGTCGGCGTCCTGGTGTCCTACACCGGCTCGGCGGACGCCGCTCGCGGTGCGGCCATGCAGGTGGCCGCGCTCAAGGCGTCGTACGTCACCCGCGACCAGGTGCCGGCCGATCTGGTGGAAGACGAGCGCCGTGTCGCGCAGGCGCGGGCCCTCGAGGAGGGCAAGCCGGCAGCGGCGCTGCCCAAGATCGTCGAAGGTCGCGTGAACGCGTTCTACAAGGACTCGGTCCTGCTGGAGCAGGAGTCGGTGCACGAGGCGAAGAAGACGGTCAAGGCCGTTCTCGACGAGGCGGGCACCACTGTCACCGCCTTCGTTCGCTTCGAGGTCGGGCAGCCGTAG
- the whiG gene encoding RNA polymerase sigma factor WhiG, whose product MSRRTPVPDGSASILPDEPGLVVVEDEQDGQDQLSVADDVEDEALSAELDQAEAAAHQRASEVALRELWVSFKKTQDAELRERLILHYSPLVKYVAGRVGVGLPPNIEQADLVSYGIFGLMDAIDKYDLERAIKFETYAISRIRGAIIDELRSIDWIPRSVRYKAREVEKAYATLEASLQRSPTEAEVAAELDVSVADLRAIFSQVSYVNVVALDELLHAGGDKSDRVTLGDTLEDTRVDDPVLTFETEETKYVLARAINTLPEREKIVVTLYYYEGLTLAEIGQVLGVTESRICQLHTKAVLQLRGRLTDGHDD is encoded by the coding sequence ATGAGCAGGCGCACCCCCGTGCCTGACGGGTCCGCCTCGATCCTCCCCGACGAGCCGGGCCTCGTGGTGGTGGAGGACGAGCAGGACGGCCAGGACCAGCTCAGCGTCGCCGACGACGTCGAGGACGAGGCGTTGTCGGCGGAACTCGACCAGGCGGAGGCTGCGGCACACCAGCGAGCCTCCGAGGTGGCGCTGCGCGAGCTGTGGGTCTCGTTCAAGAAGACGCAGGACGCCGAGCTGCGGGAGCGGCTGATCCTGCACTACTCGCCGCTGGTGAAGTACGTCGCCGGCCGGGTCGGTGTCGGTCTGCCCCCCAACATCGAGCAGGCCGACCTGGTGTCGTACGGAATCTTCGGTCTCATGGACGCGATCGACAAGTACGACCTCGAACGCGCCATCAAGTTCGAGACGTACGCGATCAGCCGGATCCGCGGCGCGATCATCGACGAGCTGCGCAGCATCGACTGGATCCCGCGCTCGGTGCGCTACAAGGCGCGCGAGGTCGAGAAGGCGTACGCGACCCTGGAGGCGAGCCTGCAGCGCTCGCCCACCGAGGCCGAGGTGGCCGCCGAACTCGACGTCAGCGTCGCCGACCTCCGGGCGATCTTCAGCCAGGTGTCGTACGTCAACGTCGTGGCCCTCGACGAGCTGCTGCACGCCGGCGGCGACAAGAGCGACCGGGTCACTCTCGGCGACACCCTGGAAGACACCCGCGTCGACGATCCGGTGCTCACGTTCGAGACCGAGGAAACCAAGTACGTCCTGGCACGGGCGATCAACACGCTGCCCGAGCGCGAGAAGATCGTCGTGACGCTGTACTACTACGAGGGGCTCACGTTGGCCGAGATCGGCCAGGTGCTCGGGGTCACCGAGAGCCGGATCTGCCAGCTGCACACCAAGGCCGTGCTGCAGCTTCGAGGGCGCCTCACCGACGGTCACGACGACTGA
- a CDS encoding M23 family metallopeptidase has translation MRLCRQRPRSAGRRRTRTGWPAAGRRAALAVALGGVVAIVPPAPAAVGAATGLPAGRWPLDDSVTVVTGFDPPDRDWLPGHRGVDLAAWPGDRVRSALDGTVTFAGSLAGRGVVTVTSGSVRTTYEPVDASVTVGDAVRAGEPIGTIGSGAGHCGGVPACLHWGLRRDETYLDPLLLVGPVRIVLVPPTSLEPDVGRGSGADLGPSAGLGAGTRPDGGTGSRTGPVVAGMSEAGPPEASGGEPPGAMTSAGPARSGTPTSGALLSTAAVVAAAVGATVVRRRLSRRDRR, from the coding sequence ATGCGACTCTGCCGACAGCGACCGCGATCCGCGGGACGACGACGGACCCGGACGGGGTGGCCGGCAGCGGGACGCCGAGCGGCCCTTGCCGTCGCGCTGGGTGGCGTGGTCGCCATCGTGCCGCCCGCGCCGGCCGCCGTCGGTGCGGCGACCGGCCTTCCCGCCGGACGCTGGCCGCTGGACGATTCGGTCACGGTGGTGACCGGATTCGATCCGCCCGATCGCGACTGGCTGCCCGGGCACCGTGGCGTCGACCTTGCCGCATGGCCGGGCGACCGGGTGCGGTCGGCGCTGGACGGGACGGTGACGTTCGCCGGCTCACTCGCCGGCCGCGGCGTGGTGACCGTGACGTCGGGGTCGGTCCGCACGACGTACGAGCCGGTCGACGCCTCGGTCACCGTCGGCGACGCCGTGCGAGCCGGGGAGCCGATCGGCACGATCGGATCCGGCGCCGGTCACTGCGGCGGGGTGCCGGCCTGCCTGCACTGGGGACTGCGGCGCGACGAGACCTACCTCGATCCGCTGCTGCTGGTCGGTCCCGTCCGCATCGTCCTGGTCCCCCCGACGTCGCTCGAACCGGACGTCGGCCGCGGCTCGGGCGCCGACCTCGGGCCGAGCGCGGGCCTCGGCGCGGGCACGAGGCCGGACGGGGGCACCGGGTCGCGCACGGGGCCGGTCGTGGCGGGAATGTCGGAGGCCGGTCCGCCGGAGGCCTCCGGCGGCGAGCCGCCCGGCGCGATGACGTCAGCTGGGCCGGCGCGATCCGGGACACCGACGTCCGGAGCGCTGCTCAGCACCGCGGCTGTGGTGGCTGCGGCGGTCGGAGCCACCGTCGTACGGCGACGACTCAGTCGTCGTGACCGTCGGTGA
- the rpsB gene encoding 30S ribosomal protein S2: MAVVTMRQLLESGVHFGHQTRRWNPKMRRFIFTERNGIYIIDLQQSLSYIDRAYEFLKETVAHGGSIMFIGTKKQAQEAIASQATRVGMPYVNQRWLGGMLTNFSTVHKRLQRLKELEEIDFDDVAGSGLTKKELLVLNRERVKLERTLGGIRDMARVPSAVWIVDTKKEHIAVGEARKLGIPVVAILDTNCDPDEVDFPIPGNDDAIRAVALLTRVVADAAAEGLMARAGRARAEDDSSEVAGDEPLAEWEKELLAVPDAQPPADAAAPDAPAADAGAVPPSQ; this comes from the coding sequence ATGGCCGTCGTCACCATGCGACAGCTGCTGGAAAGCGGAGTCCACTTCGGACACCAGACCCGCCGCTGGAACCCCAAGATGCGCCGGTTCATCTTCACCGAGCGCAACGGCATCTACATCATCGACCTGCAGCAGTCGCTGTCCTACATCGACCGCGCCTACGAGTTCCTCAAGGAAACCGTGGCGCACGGCGGTTCGATCATGTTCATCGGCACCAAGAAGCAGGCGCAGGAGGCGATCGCCTCGCAGGCGACCCGGGTCGGGATGCCGTACGTCAACCAGCGCTGGCTCGGCGGGATGCTGACGAACTTCTCCACCGTGCACAAGCGGCTGCAGCGCTTGAAGGAACTCGAAGAGATCGACTTCGACGACGTCGCCGGTTCGGGCCTGACGAAGAAGGAACTGCTCGTCCTCAACCGGGAGCGGGTCAAGCTGGAGCGGACCCTGGGCGGTATCCGGGACATGGCGCGGGTGCCCAGCGCGGTCTGGATCGTCGACACGAAGAAGGAGCACATCGCCGTCGGCGAGGCTCGCAAGCTCGGCATCCCGGTGGTGGCGATCCTCGACACCAACTGCGATCCGGACGAGGTCGACTTCCCGATCCCGGGCAACGACGACGCCATCCGCGCCGTCGCGCTGCTGACCCGAGTGGTCGCCGACGCGGCCGCGGAGGGCCTGATGGCACGCGCCGGTCGCGCTCGCGCCGAGGACGACAGCTCCGAGGTGGCTGGCGACGAGCCGCTGGCCGAGTGGGAGAAGGAGCTGCTCGCGGTTCCCGACGCCCAGCCGCCGGCCGACGCTGCCGCGCCGGACGCGCCGGCTGCCGACGCCGGCGCTGTGCCTCCCAGCCAGTAG
- a CDS encoding tyrosine recombinase XerC has protein sequence MPPAGGSAARRAGREETRCDGTRCDEVGASRRDTTALLSHHGRVTAAAVSTAVDPRRVSGGGSSADQIDLTSSAARTDRTSSAARIDPTPPADQTDLASRAAEIDLTLPPELADALDGFADHLVHERGRGIHTTRAYVGDVRSLLRHAASRGATILVDLDLSTLRSWLAAQDRAGLSRATLARRGAAGRAFTAWLARRGLVEADAGQRLATPRPHRTLPAVLSTSQAAELMHVAEVSADDGSAAGQRDRAMLELLYATGIRVSELAGLDVDDVNHDRRTVRVLGKGGRERTVPYGTPAASALADWLLTGRPRLAGDSAGPALFLGVRGRRIDPRTVRDRVHRLVAGVPGAPDLGPHGLRHSAATHLVEGGADLRAVQELLGHATLATTQVYTHVSVERLRVSYEQAHPRA, from the coding sequence ATGCCGCCGGCTGGCGGATCAGCGGCGCGCCGCGCCGGGCGTGAGGAGACCCGGTGTGACGGGACCCGGTGTGACGAGGTCGGCGCGTCCCGGCGCGACACCACTGCGCTGCTGTCGCACCATGGCCGGGTGACCGCCGCCGCCGTCTCGACCGCCGTCGACCCACGAAGGGTGTCCGGCGGCGGATCGTCCGCGGATCAGATCGACCTGACCTCGTCCGCAGCTCGGACCGATCGCACGTCGTCCGCAGCTCGGATCGACCCGACCCCGCCCGCGGACCAGACCGACCTGGCTTCGCGCGCAGCTGAAATCGACCTCACGCTGCCACCGGAGCTGGCCGACGCACTGGACGGTTTCGCCGACCACCTGGTGCACGAGCGTGGCCGCGGGATCCACACGACTCGGGCGTACGTCGGCGACGTCCGGAGCCTGCTGCGCCACGCGGCGTCCCGCGGCGCGACGATCCTGGTCGACCTCGACCTGTCCACTCTGCGGTCCTGGCTGGCAGCGCAGGACCGAGCCGGCCTTTCTCGGGCCACCTTGGCCCGGCGGGGCGCGGCCGGCCGGGCCTTCACCGCCTGGCTGGCGCGGCGCGGGCTCGTCGAGGCCGATGCCGGCCAGCGGCTCGCGACTCCGCGCCCCCACCGCACGCTTCCGGCCGTCCTGTCGACGAGCCAGGCCGCCGAGCTCATGCACGTAGCGGAGGTGAGCGCCGACGACGGCAGTGCCGCCGGCCAGCGCGACCGCGCCATGCTCGAGCTGCTCTACGCCACCGGGATCCGCGTCAGCGAACTGGCCGGACTCGACGTCGACGACGTCAACCACGATCGGCGCACGGTACGGGTGCTCGGCAAAGGTGGCCGGGAGCGCACGGTGCCCTACGGCACCCCGGCGGCGTCCGCTCTCGCGGACTGGCTGCTGACCGGTCGCCCCCGGCTGGCCGGGGATTCAGCGGGCCCGGCGTTGTTCCTCGGTGTCCGCGGGCGGCGGATCGATCCTCGGACCGTGCGCGATCGGGTCCACCGACTCGTGGCCGGTGTGCCGGGGGCGCCGGACCTGGGGCCCCACGGGCTGCGGCACTCCGCGGCCACCCATCTGGTCGAGGGCGGTGCGGACCTGCGGGCGGTTCAGGAACTGCTCGGGCACGCTACCCTCGCCACGACCCAGGTCTATACCCATGTGTCCGTCGAGCGGTTGAGAGTCTCGTATGAGCAGGCGCACCCCCGTGCCTGA